The Thermodesulfatator atlanticus DSM 21156 sequence ACCCTTGCTAAACGTGGGCTTAAGCGTCTTAACATTGATCCCAAACGTGTAGAGATGGGCTGGATAATTGACTTTTGTGCTCAGGCCCTGCGCCATATCGTTATTGGCCTGGGAGGTAAAAAAGACGGCTACCCCATGGAAAGCAAGTTCTGGATTGCGGTAGCCTCAGAGGTCATGGCCATTCTGGCTGTAGCCAAAGACCTTAAAGATTTCCGTGAGCGCATTGGAAAGATAGTCGTGGCCTTTGATAAGTTTGGAAATCCCGTAACTACTGAAGATTTAGAAGTAGCCGGGGCTATGTGTGCCTGGATGGTAGATGCCATCAATCCCAATATGATTCAAACTATCGAAGGCCAGCCCGTGCTTATTCATGCGGGTCCTTTTGCCAATATTGCTATTGGGCAGTCTTCTATTATTGCTGATTACGTGGGGCTTAAACTCGCTGACTATAACGTCACAGAGTCTGGTTTTGCGGCTGATATCGGCTATGAAAAATTCTGGAACATCAAGTGCCGCTTGTCAGGTCTTACGCCGGATTGCGTGGTGGTAGTAGCTACTATCCGGGCACTCAAGTGCCATGGAGGGGCACCAATTCCTCTTCCAGGTAGGCCCATCCCTAAAGAATATCTCGAAGAAAACCTTGAGTGGGTGGAAAAGGGCTGTGAAAACCTCTTGCACTGTGTGAACATTGTGAAGAAAAGCGGTGTGACCCCTGTGGTCTGTATCAACGCCTTTTACACAGACACCAAAGACGAAATAGCCCTGGTAAAACGTATTTGTGAAGAACATGGCATCCGTGCCGCTGTCTCTGAACACTGGCTAAAAGGTGGAGAAGGTGCCCTTGAGCTTGCCGATGCGGTGATGGACGCCTGCAACGAGCCGTCTAACTTCCGTTTCTTGTATGAACTCGACGAACCAGTGAAAGACCGTATCGAAAAAATTGCCAAAGAAGTCTATGGTGCAGATGGGGTGATTTATCTTCCTGATGCGGAGGCCAAGATAAAGCTTATTGAAGCAGACGAAGAACTGCGCCGTATGCCTATTTGTATGGTGAAAACGCATCTTTCCCTTTCCGACAACCCTGCCTTAAAAGGGGTGCCCAAAGGCTGGCAGCTTCGCGTAAGAGACGTGCTAATCTATCGTGGCTCTGGCTTTATTGTTCCTGTTGCCGGAGACATAAGCCTCATGCCAGGTACTGGCTCTGACCCTGCCTACCGTCGCATCGATGTTGACGTAGAGACTGGCAAAGTGAAAGGCCTATTTTAAGCCGAATGACTGGGGAGAAATTCCTCGTCAAGTGGGGAATTTCTCCTCAGTAGAATTTCCCCTTGGGAATCTTTTTTGTTTGGTTTAGTGCAAAAATTTTTTAGAAAATGATTAATAAAATCGCACTTTTTCTTGGCACATCCTTTGCTTTCTAGGTCGGCCAAATTTGTGGGGGAGGTATGCTAAATGGCGGCTAAGATAATAAGCGGTAAAGAAATTTCACAGGAAATAAGAGAAGAGCTCAAAAAAGAAGTCAAAGAGCTTAAAGAAAAACACGGCGTTACTCCGGGGCTGGTGACCATCCTTGTAGGGGAAAACCCGGCCTCGGTTTCTTACGTGACTGCTAAGCAGCGTACTGCTCATGATCTCGGGTTTCATTCTGTGCAGGAAAATTTGCCAGAAGATGTCTCTGAGGATGAACTACTCAAGATGATAGAAAAGTATAATAACGACCCTGCTATCCACGGCATTTTGGTGCAGCTTCCTTTGCCAAAGCACATTTCCGAGCAAAAAGTCCTTTACGCCATTGACCCGCGCAAAGACGTAGATGGTTTTCACCCCGTAAACGTTGGCAAGATGGTCATTGGAGAGCCCTGTTTTATTCCCTGCACCCCAGCAGGCATCCTTGAAATGCTTGCACGCACAGATGTAGAGGTAACCGGGGCTGAGGTCGTAGTGGTTGGTCGCAGCAACATTGTAGGGAAACCTGTGGCCATTCTTCTTATGCAGAAAAGAAAGCCTGTGGGCAACGCCACGGTAACCGTGTGTCACACCGCCACTAAGGACATGGTTTTTCATACTAAGCGAGCAGATATCCTTATAGTCGCAGCAGGGCGCCCCAAAGTAATCACAGGCGATATGGTAAAAGAGGGGGTGGTGGTAATTGACGTAGGCGTAAACCGCATTGGCACTACCCCTGAGGGTAAGGCCATTTTGTGTGGGGACGTTGATTTTGATTCAGTCAAAGAAAAAGCCGCGGCCATTACCCCGGTTCCAGGAGGCGTTGGTCCCATGACTATCACCATGCTCATGAAGAACACCGTAGAAGCCGCCAAGATGTGGGCGGGGCTCCCTAGTTCAGTTGGTTAGATTTGATAGTTTTTAAAAATATGTTTAAATTAAATGAAATTCTAAACAGGAGGAACCCATGGAGCCTCGTCTAAAGAAAAAAGAATCCTGTCTTTCGTGTGTAGTTAATCAAGACGTTTACGAAAAAATTCAGGGCAAAGTGCTTACGGCTCCAGATCGGGTCGGTAAAAGGGGAACAAAGCCCTGTCTTTTTGGAAAGGGCGGCACCTGTTGTCACGTCTGTAACATGGGGCCGTGTCAGATTATCGAAGGCGTAGAAGAAATGCGAGGTGTTTGCGGCGCAACTGCGGCTACAGTGGCGGCGCGGAACTTTTGTCGCATGGTAGCTGCTGGGTCTTCAGCGCACTCGGATCACGGCCGCGGGATTGCTGAGGTTTTTTACGCCACGGTTCACGGAGAGGCCGAAGACTTTGAGATAAAAGATGAGAAAAAACTCCGCATGGTGGCCTATTATTTCGGCCTAGACCACAAAAAGCCCGTAAAAGAGCTTGCCAAAGAAGTAGCGGTTAAAGCCCTGGAAGAATTTGGCAAACAACATGGCGAGCTTGCTTTTATCAAGCGTGCACCAGAAAAGCGTCAGGAAATATGGCGCAAGCTCGGGGTAGTACCGCGCGGGGTTGACCGGGAAGTCGTTGAGATGCTTCACCGCACCACTGTTGGTGTTGACCAGGACTATCGTAGCCTTCTTAAGGCCTCAGTGCGTTGTGCCCTGGCTGACGGCTGGGGAGGCTCCATGATTGCTACTGAGCTTCAGGACATTCTCCTTGGGACACCTCAACCAATTAGGGCTACGGTTAATCTTGGCGTGCTTAAAGAAGATATGGTGAATGTAACGGTCCATGGGCATGAGCCAGAAGTGGCAGAAGCCCTTGCTATTGCCGCCCAGGATCCCGAGATCCTTGAAGAGGCCAAAAAAGTAGGGGCCAAGGGTATTAACCTTGCGGGCATTTGCTGCACCGGAAACGAAGTGCTTATGCGCCGCGGGATTCCTATTGCGGGAAGCTTTGTGCAACAGGAACTTGCCCTGGCCACTGGGGCGGTTGAGGCCATGATTGTTGACGTGCAATGTATCATGCAAAACGTGGCCACGGTGGCCCAGGCTTATCACACCGCGGTGATAACCGTTAGTGACAAGGCTGAGATCGAAGGGGCCATGCACATGCCCTTTGACCACCATCACCCTGTGGAAAGTGCTAAGAAGATCCTGCGCGAGGCCATCTCTCGT is a genomic window containing:
- a CDS encoding formate--tetrahydrofolate ligase, which translates into the protein MKLDPTKMKDWEIAAEAEKNMKTVYQLAEELGLEKEELLPYGHYVAKIDYRKVLERLKDKPNGKYIDVTAITPTPLGEGKSTTSIGLVEGLGKRGQKVIGALRQPSGGPTMNIKGSAAGGGLAQIIPLDKFSLGLTGDINAIMNAHNLAMVALTARMQHEFNYDDETLAKRGLKRLNIDPKRVEMGWIIDFCAQALRHIVIGLGGKKDGYPMESKFWIAVASEVMAILAVAKDLKDFRERIGKIVVAFDKFGNPVTTEDLEVAGAMCAWMVDAINPNMIQTIEGQPVLIHAGPFANIAIGQSSIIADYVGLKLADYNVTESGFAADIGYEKFWNIKCRLSGLTPDCVVVVATIRALKCHGGAPIPLPGRPIPKEYLEENLEWVEKGCENLLHCVNIVKKSGVTPVVCINAFYTDTKDEIALVKRICEEHGIRAAVSEHWLKGGEGALELADAVMDACNEPSNFRFLYELDEPVKDRIEKIAKEVYGADGVIYLPDAEAKIKLIEADEELRRMPICMVKTHLSLSDNPALKGVPKGWQLRVRDVLIYRGSGFIVPVAGDISLMPGTGSDPAYRRIDVDVETGKVKGLF
- the folD gene encoding bifunctional methylenetetrahydrofolate dehydrogenase/methenyltetrahydrofolate cyclohydrolase FolD, with amino-acid sequence MAAKIISGKEISQEIREELKKEVKELKEKHGVTPGLVTILVGENPASVSYVTAKQRTAHDLGFHSVQENLPEDVSEDELLKMIEKYNNDPAIHGILVQLPLPKHISEQKVLYAIDPRKDVDGFHPVNVGKMVIGEPCFIPCTPAGILEMLARTDVEVTGAEVVVVGRSNIVGKPVAILLMQKRKPVGNATVTVCHTATKDMVFHTKRADILIVAAGRPKVITGDMVKEGVVVIDVGVNRIGTTPEGKAILCGDVDFDSVKEKAAAITPVPGGVGPMTITMLMKNTVEAAKMWAGLPSSVG
- the cooS gene encoding anaerobic carbon-monoxide dehydrogenase catalytic subunit — encoded protein: MEPRLKKKESCLSCVVNQDVYEKIQGKVLTAPDRVGKRGTKPCLFGKGGTCCHVCNMGPCQIIEGVEEMRGVCGATAATVAARNFCRMVAAGSSAHSDHGRGIAEVFYATVHGEAEDFEIKDEKKLRMVAYYFGLDHKKPVKELAKEVAVKALEEFGKQHGELAFIKRAPEKRQEIWRKLGVVPRGVDREVVEMLHRTTVGVDQDYRSLLKASVRCALADGWGGSMIATELQDILLGTPQPIRATVNLGVLKEDMVNVTVHGHEPEVAEALAIAAQDPEILEEAKKVGAKGINLAGICCTGNEVLMRRGIPIAGSFVQQELALATGAVEAMIVDVQCIMQNVATVAQAYHTAVITVSDKAEIEGAMHMPFDHHHPVESAKKILREAISRFPKRDKSAVYIPKDKMDVVAGFSHETILYILGGRFRASYKPLNENIINGRVLGVAAIVGCDNFRVFERTHAELAKELIANNILVVVTGCAATAIAREGLLSPEAASLAGDSLREVLEAVGCPPVLHMGSCVDNSRILIALTEMVNAGGLGEDFDDLPAIGCAPQWMSEKAVAIGNYFVGSGACVVFGPNFPTEKSQVATDYLFHEFYNIFGAPWVVARDAKDFAAVMIDKIKEKRKRLGIDKPKPRILFDMAMRRALEAPKVSPFHGLGCFGPTHLRVEEEAEA